In one Culex quinquefasciatus strain JHB chromosome 2, VPISU_Cqui_1.0_pri_paternal, whole genome shotgun sequence genomic region, the following are encoded:
- the LOC119766690 gene encoding uncharacterized protein LOC119766690, which translates to MKAVLILILSLISITLANNPWGGAGVCVRFANQWSGEQLTSSWSKHDKDRRHVSTSSGEGENWVISKDERYPDHYKIKHKGNGEELFESVQNYKGNYIFTWIPKTLINDGGASWNIMWVREDIFKLKNKKLNHCLWNVDGKISAYPNCDNKQYEWRIFKVAC; encoded by the coding sequence ATGAAAGCAGTACTGATCCTAATTTTGAGCCTGATTTCCATCACCCTGGCCAACAACCCCTGGGGAGGTGCGGGAGTGTGTGTGCGTTTCGCCAACCAGTGGTCAGGAGAGCAATTAACCAGCTCGTGGTCTAAACACGACAAAGATCGGCGCCATGTTAGCACTTCATCAGGCGAAGGAGAAAATTGGGTTATTTCAAAAGATGAGAGATATCCGGACCATTACAAGATAAAGCATAAAGGAAACGGGGAGGAGCTGTTCGAGTCCGTTCAGAATTACAAAGGAAACTATATATTCACCTGGATTCCGAAAACGCTGATAAACGACGGAGGTGCATCTTGGAATATCATGTGGGTCAGAGAGgacatttttaagcttaaaaataaGAAGTTGAATCATTGCTTGTGGAACGTAGATGGTAAAATTAGTGCTTATCCTAACTGTGACAACAAGCAATATGAATGGCGAATTTTTAAAGTTGCTTGCTGA